The following coding sequences lie in one Streptomyces sp. NBC_00510 genomic window:
- a CDS encoding twin-arginine translocation signal domain-containing protein: protein MPELPLSRRRFVVAAGVTGAALASGLPLPAYAAQQHHGATGTTWSPARFADPAKDSRPTVYWYWNGPVTPELVDAQMADLRDKGMYEVVLFPFDNAEMQPVFFTEEWFAIVGHVLQTAEKTGMRVWIFNDDHFPSGRSGEYIVKGGQVGSRTYKPRPDLRLKALWRSSTVVSGPATVDLRTTTGVGVDTTSLVADAAVLGGAAVLRGGEEWRDYTVTGSGRADQVSAGVVVRAIADGTAGYAVEFDQTGVVTVSLLAKDRDPVELARSTRTDGFNKTKFHTLAVTVSGPTLTVTLDGKAKGTVTDTTHPAGGAGVRATGTQRALWASLVVTAADGAALYTRTAFGDPAAAGDFPARIPPAGAATPAAAAARPVGATSSDQVVELTGELGEGRTWRVPEGDWLIDVFGGTPLVDDSQGYSRSYVDLLDDEPVELFLDIVPGEYHRRFARYFGNVIPGFWDDEPFFASAEAHFKRLPWSPTLAAALRKTGTEPGTAYATAFDDLGRTGRITRGRYWQAVSDRFAGYFRKQSQWYAERGVALITNPLYDETSPSKRIVSTGDLHKVHQWAQVPGGDIITAEYVAGQPTMIPRNPVSVAHQMGRDRALLECFGNMGWQVAPDFVRALVGANAARGVNLTVLHALWTDEQRVFFPPPFGPRAPWWWAMEPIADWIGRVMEVARGTSGARTALIQPQRAAEQWRGTTRQGEVDGAFTDAAYALESAQVDFDLVHEGALSGDPELLAHARVHQGRLVVGEAGYDLAVLPVTPTLDAAAVTRLEAFARQGGTVVAVGTLPQEDAGGRDRTLERALNGLFGDAVPGSHRVGAGTAVRVADTAALGDAARDAGVAAAVLEPRAPAVRVLRTTRGKDVAFLLNNESAVQVDTVAVLPATGAPELWDPVTGTVRPAPVHREQKHGGIRLPLRLAPYETLAVVVRAGAKEGPHLTDSTLPAASITSVKAAGQTLRVTAVLDAPGDHVLTGTDGGRTYRGTVSVTDPLAPLPVDGDWTLTLQRAGATPVTGPLGSWTTVEPLFSGSGTYTTELVLDAGTLDGRGFRLDLGQVREVASVTVNGTELPPLPWAPYTTDVTELLRAGRNTLTVRVSNTLSNERNKPLPSGLLGPVTLRPYREVTTTLRRI, encoded by the coding sequence ATGCCTGAACTTCCCCTGTCCAGACGCCGTTTCGTGGTCGCCGCAGGGGTGACCGGAGCCGCGCTGGCGTCCGGCCTGCCCCTCCCGGCGTACGCCGCGCAGCAGCACCACGGCGCGACGGGGACGACCTGGTCGCCCGCCCGCTTCGCCGACCCCGCCAAGGACAGCCGCCCGACGGTCTACTGGTACTGGAACGGCCCCGTCACCCCGGAGCTCGTCGACGCCCAGATGGCGGACCTGCGGGACAAGGGGATGTACGAGGTCGTCCTCTTCCCGTTCGACAACGCGGAGATGCAACCGGTCTTCTTCACCGAGGAATGGTTCGCGATCGTCGGCCACGTCCTGCAGACCGCCGAGAAGACCGGCATGCGGGTGTGGATCTTCAACGACGACCACTTTCCCAGCGGCCGATCCGGCGAGTACATCGTCAAGGGCGGCCAGGTCGGCTCGCGCACCTACAAGCCCCGACCCGACCTGCGGCTCAAGGCCCTGTGGCGGTCGAGCACCGTCGTCTCCGGACCTGCCACCGTCGACCTGCGCACCACCACCGGCGTCGGCGTGGACACCACCTCGCTGGTCGCCGACGCCGCGGTCCTGGGCGGCGCGGCCGTGCTGCGCGGGGGAGAGGAGTGGCGCGACTACACCGTCACCGGCAGCGGCCGGGCCGACCAGGTGTCCGCCGGAGTCGTCGTACGCGCCATCGCCGACGGCACCGCGGGCTACGCCGTCGAGTTCGACCAGACCGGCGTGGTCACCGTGTCGCTCCTCGCGAAGGACCGGGACCCCGTCGAACTCGCCCGCTCCACCCGCACCGACGGCTTCAACAAGACCAAGTTCCACACCCTCGCCGTGACCGTCAGCGGCCCCACCCTGACCGTGACCCTCGACGGCAAGGCCAAGGGCACCGTCACCGACACCACGCACCCCGCCGGCGGTGCCGGCGTCCGTGCCACCGGGACGCAGCGCGCCCTGTGGGCGAGCCTGGTCGTGACCGCGGCCGACGGCGCCGCCCTCTACACCCGGACCGCCTTCGGCGACCCCGCCGCCGCGGGCGACTTCCCTGCCCGGATCCCGCCCGCCGGCGCCGCGACCCCCGCCGCGGCCGCCGCCCGCCCGGTCGGCGCCACCTCCAGCGACCAGGTCGTCGAACTCACCGGGGAACTCGGCGAAGGCCGCACCTGGCGCGTCCCCGAGGGCGACTGGCTGATCGACGTGTTCGGCGGCACCCCGCTGGTCGACGACTCCCAGGGCTACAGCCGCAGCTACGTCGACCTCCTCGACGACGAGCCGGTGGAGCTGTTCCTCGACATCGTGCCCGGCGAGTACCACCGCAGGTTCGCCCGCTACTTCGGCAACGTCATCCCCGGCTTCTGGGACGACGAGCCGTTCTTCGCCTCCGCCGAGGCGCACTTCAAGCGCCTCCCGTGGTCGCCCACCCTGGCCGCGGCCCTGCGGAAGACCGGAACCGAGCCCGGCACCGCCTACGCGACGGCCTTCGACGACCTCGGCCGCACCGGCCGCATCACCCGGGGCCGCTACTGGCAGGCCGTCTCGGACCGCTTCGCCGGCTACTTCCGCAAGCAGTCCCAGTGGTACGCCGAGCGCGGCGTCGCACTCATCACCAACCCGCTGTACGACGAGACCTCGCCCTCCAAGCGGATCGTCTCCACCGGCGACCTGCACAAGGTCCACCAGTGGGCGCAGGTGCCCGGCGGCGACATCATCACCGCCGAGTACGTGGCCGGACAGCCCACCATGATCCCGCGCAACCCGGTCAGCGTCGCCCACCAGATGGGCCGCGACCGGGCCCTGCTGGAATGCTTCGGCAACATGGGCTGGCAGGTCGCGCCCGACTTCGTGCGGGCGCTGGTCGGGGCGAACGCCGCCCGCGGCGTCAACCTCACCGTGCTGCACGCACTGTGGACCGACGAGCAACGTGTCTTCTTCCCGCCGCCGTTCGGGCCGCGCGCGCCCTGGTGGTGGGCGATGGAGCCGATCGCCGACTGGATCGGCCGCGTCATGGAGGTCGCCCGCGGCACCTCCGGCGCCCGCACCGCCCTGATCCAGCCGCAGCGGGCCGCCGAGCAGTGGCGCGGCACCACCCGCCAGGGCGAGGTCGACGGCGCCTTCACCGACGCGGCGTACGCACTGGAGAGCGCCCAGGTCGACTTCGACCTCGTCCATGAGGGCGCCCTCTCCGGGGACCCGGAGCTGCTCGCCCACGCCCGCGTCCACCAGGGACGGCTCGTCGTCGGCGAGGCGGGCTACGACCTGGCCGTCCTCCCCGTCACCCCGACCCTCGACGCCGCCGCCGTCACCCGCCTCGAAGCCTTCGCCCGGCAGGGCGGCACCGTCGTCGCCGTCGGCACCCTGCCCCAGGAAGACGCCGGCGGACGCGACCGCACCCTGGAGCGCGCGCTGAACGGCCTCTTCGGCGACGCCGTCCCCGGCAGCCACCGTGTCGGCGCGGGAACCGCCGTCCGCGTCGCGGACACCGCCGCCCTCGGGGACGCGGCGCGGGACGCGGGAGTCGCGGCGGCCGTCCTCGAACCGCGGGCGCCGGCCGTACGGGTGCTGCGCACCACCCGCGGCAAGGACGTCGCCTTCCTCCTCAACAACGAGAGCGCCGTGCAGGTCGACACCGTCGCCGTGCTCCCCGCCACCGGCGCCCCCGAACTCTGGGACCCCGTCACCGGCACCGTGCGGCCCGCGCCCGTCCACCGGGAGCAGAAGCACGGTGGCATCCGCCTGCCGCTGCGGCTCGCCCCGTACGAGACCCTCGCCGTCGTCGTGCGCGCCGGCGCGAAGGAAGGTCCGCACCTCACGGACAGCACCCTGCCCGCCGCGTCCATCACCTCCGTCAAGGCCGCGGGTCAGACCCTGCGCGTCACCGCCGTCCTCGACGCACCCGGCGACCACGTCCTCACCGGCACCGACGGCGGACGCACCTACCGGGGCACGGTAAGCGTCACCGACCCGCTCGCCCCGCTCCCCGTGGACGGCGACTGGACGCTCACCCTGCAGCGCGCCGGAGCCACGCCGGTCACGGGCCCGCTCGGCAGCTGGACGACCGTGGAACCGCTGTTCTCCGGCAGCGGCACCTACACCACCGAACTCGTCCTCGACGCCGGAACCCTCGACGGCCGGGGCTTCCGCCTCGACCTCGGCCAGGTCAGGGAGGTCGCCTCGGTCACCGTCAACGGGACCGAACTGCCCCCGCTGCCGTGGGCCCCGTACACCACCGACGTGACGGAGCTGCTGCGCGCGGGCCGGAACACCCTCACGGTGCGGGTGTCCAACACCCTCTCGAACGAGCGCAACAAGCCCCTGCCGTCCGGACTCCTCGGCCCGGTGACCCTGCGGCCGTACCGCGAGGTCACCACCACCCTGCGCCGGATCTGA